AGCGCAATACTTAAAAAAACAAGGCTACAAAGATTTCTACCAATTACAAGGTGGATTTAAATCTTGGACAGGCAAAATTAAAAAGAAATAATAACATACAAAAAACTAGCTGAATAAATCAGCTAGTTTTTTCATTTCATCTTATTCACAATGTATAATAAACTCTGCTTGATTACCTTTTCATCGTTCTCTTCTACATTCCGATATAGCAGGCGATATTCAATGCCTTTCTCTTTCCACGTTATTCTCACACATTTTGACAACACTTTTTGCAAACAAAAAAGACCCCTATTATTCTTACGCCCAAGTGAAAAGGTTACGCGAATAAAAAGAAGTCTTATTAATACCATAGTTTGTGAAAAGCTTTTCAGGTCAAGATTTTTTCTTTCTTATTATTTTCCCTTTATAATAAGGGAAAGAGGTGATACATATGGCCAATATAAAACAAATTGCTAAAACTGCTGGTGTATCGATATCAACTGTTTCTCGTGTCCTGAATAATCACCCTTACGTAAAAGAAGAAAAGCGTAAGCGTGTTCTAGATGCTGTTGAAGAATTAAACTACGCAAAAAATATAAATGCTGTCCATTTAATAAAAGGGAAAACATATACAATTGGCGTTATGCTTCCTTTCATTAACCTCCCCTACTTCAGTACGATTATTGAAGGAATCGGAAACGAAGCGTTATTAGCTGGGTATCATATTAATTTATGTCAAACGAATTACGATAGCATTGAAGAAATTCGTGTTCTTGAAATGATGAAAATGAAACAATTTGATGGGATGATTATTTGCTCCCGAACGAGCTCTTGGGAACAAATCGAACCTTTTGCAAAATTTGCCCCTATTATTTCATGTGAAAAAATGAAGCATCCCCTCATTTCATCCATCTACGTAGATCATTATGAAGGTTTCCGTCTCGGTACTGCCTATTTACTAAGTAGAGGCCATGAAAAAATCGGAATTTGTTTAGCAAGAAAAACAAGTGTAAATTCCATGGAGCGCGAAAAAGCATTCGCCGATACACTTCGTAACGAAGGGAAAACGTTGCATCCTGAATGGATTTTCCACCAATGCTATACAATGCAGGATGGTGCACAAGTACTCCATCGTATTGTAAACATGAAAAATCGTCCAACTGCTATTTTTACAGCGAACGATCAAGTTGCAGCTGGTTTATTAACAGAGGCTCGAAAACATGGCATTCGAGTACCTGAAGACCTTGCTATCCTTGGATTTGATAATCATGAAATTTCAAAGGCATTAGAAATTTCCACAATTGAACATCCCGGTCTCGCAATGGGCTCACATGCTTTTTCTTTATTCCATAAGCAGATCCAAAGCGAGCAAATTGTCAGCAGTGCAAAAGAGCTTTCATTCCATTTAATTGAGCGAGAGACTGTCTAAAAAGAGCGTTACCTATAACGCTCTTTTTCAGCTTTTCACCTATTGACTTTATATTTTCCATCTCATATAATGAACCTAACGAACGGTAGGTAGGGGATGAAAATGACAGCAAACCGCATTAAAGCTGTAGCACTTTCTCATTTCGCACGCTACGGCTACGAAGGAACTTCATTAGCAAATATTGCTCAAGAAGTTGGGATTAAAAAGCCATCGATTTACGCACACTTTAAAGGAAAAGAAGAGCTATATTTTATATGCTTAGAATCCGCTCTTCAAAAAGATTTACAAAGCTTCACTGACGATATCGAAAAATTTTCAAATTCGTCTACTGAAGAATTGCTCTTACAATTACTAAAGGGCTACGCAAAACGATTTGGTGAAAGTGAAGAATCAATGTTTTGGTTACGAACTTCTTATTTTCCGCCTGATGCATTTCGCGAACAAATTATCGAAAAAGCGAATGCGCACATTGAAAACGTCGGAAAACTTTTATTCCCTATATTTAAACAGGCAAACGAGCAAAGTGAACTGCATAACATTGAAGTGAAAGACGCTCTAGAAGCTTTTCTATGCTTACTGGACGGACTTATGGTTGAACTACTATTCGCAGGTTTAAATCGCTTTGAGACTCGTTTAAACGCCTCTTGGCAAGTATTTTGGCGAGGCCTTTCAAACTGACGGATTGCTCCTTTGCAATGCGTCGTTTTTAAGCCCTTTACCTAACGACTGGTAGGAAGGAGAAATGACAAATGGCATGGATTTATGTAATCTTAGCTGGTATTATTGAAATCTTTTGGGTGATTGGATTAAAACACGCGGAAGCACCACTTCAATGGGCTGGTGTTGCTCTATTAATTACAATTAGTTTCGTCTTATTATTTAGAGCTTATAAAGATTTACCTGTCGGCACTGTATACGCAGTCTTTACAGGTATTGGAGCTGGTGGAATCGTTCTTACTGAGATTTTCGTTTTCGGAGAACCTTTCTCTATCGTAAAAGTTTTATTAATCGGTTTAATCTTCTTCGGAGTAATTGGTTTAAAACGAGTAACAGAAGAAAAAGAAGCGAAGGAGGCCGCATAAAATGGCTTGGGTATTTTTAATTCTAGCTGGTATTTGTGAAATTATTGGTGTACTCTTTATGAAAGTAGCCACTGAAAAGAAAGGCTGGGCACCAAAAGTTATCTTAATCGCTAACTTCGGCGTAAGCTTCTTCTTCTTATCCCTTGCGATGAACACATTACCGATGGGAACTGCTTACGCGATTTGGACTGGAATCGGAACTGCCGGAAGTGCACTTCTAGGCATTCTCATTTTCCGAGAATCAGCGGATTGGCGTCGTCTTGCTTTCTTAAGCTGCATTCTATGCGGCGCTGTTGGCTTAAAACTATTAAGCTAACGTGAGGTGAATGTCATGTGGAAAGAAAAAGGAAAGAAAATATTAGCATGGATCACACTTGGTATCGTCATTCTATTACAAATAAGTTTTCATATAATAGAATCATTGTTTCATAAAGTATTATCCATTCTCACATTCCTTCCTAACATGACACTTGAAATTATATCGATTGTTTGGTCCATTATCGCCTCCATTGCAATCGTCATTATATGGAGTATCGCCAAACTATGGAATAAGTTATTAAAAAAGGACAGTACTTCTGAAAAAGAATAACTGTCCTTTTTTATATTCATTCAGACTTTCTGTAGAAGTTAGATGTGATAAGACAAAACAGACCAATTATAACAATACTTATACCAATTGCTTTATGCAAATTAGGAAACGGTGATGGTATGTCTGAATAAAAATTTGCTAATATGAGACCGATTGAAACGAAAAGTACCCCTATTCTATATAACCATTTTCTTTTGTCCATCATTCTCCCCTCCTAAAATTTTTCATACACTCCTTTCTTTTGGACATACTACCTAAAAAAGGAGTGAATAATATGCAAAATTCTATACATAAGCAAATCCTATTTTTATTTTTCCTCTTTCTTATTCTCGTTATCGTTTTCAGCTTTATATTACATACTCCGAAAGATGTGCCAAATAGCGTTTCTTTTTATAAACTACTGCTCTCGTATTGTCGTTATTGAAGAAGGTGCCTTTTATAGGGCACCTTTTAAAATTCTCTTTTTTCATATATTTTTACTGAAACAAAGATAGATGCTATGAACATGCACATTGAACTAATGAATAACAAGCTGTTGTATAGTTGAATTTGTTCTAAGTTAATTTGAAACAAAGCTTCTAAAACAACTATCGGTGCCATGAATATTACTATCGTAATGAAAATGGTTTTCTTATACCCTAGCCAAAAGGATATTGGTAAAACAAAACTTAAATACAATAAAATAAAGCTAATACTAGCAACCATTGTCGTTTCAATAAATTCAAATAAGTTAACCCCGCTCTTCATTCCCATCGTGAAACAACCGACCGTTACACTTATAAAAAGAATAATAATTGCTACTATATATTTCGCATACACAATTTGTTTTCTCAATATTGGTAAACTATTTACTATAACTTCACTCTCATTTTTACTATCTGCTTCAAATGTTTTTACTGTTGCCCCAATTGTAATAATTACTGACATAATGATGAACAAATTTTCCGTATCTGTTAAGGCCATATAAAAGAAAACAGGATACAATATGTACCAAACTAAAAATTTCCATTGAATGATGAAATCTTTTAAAATTAGTGGCTTGATCATGTATTACCCCTCCTAATATGAAAATGTCCCTTCTATAACTCTGCCTCCTGAAACATTTTCATTGAGAGAAACATTGATATGACTATACTTACTAACACTCCGATACCAAGAACACCCATTGCTTGTGTAGCCTCTTGAGAGTGAAGTACTTTTAACATAATTGTTTTATCACCAAAAATATTGCACATAAGACCAATCATACCCATTAAAGGAAAAAGCATAATCAAATTCAAGACAGTAATAGCTTTATATCCCCCAATGTAATTAGTCGGTATCGTTACTGCACAATAAATCAAAGTTGCTACTATTGCTGAAAATATTGCATATCC
This genomic interval from Bacillus thuringiensis contains the following:
- a CDS encoding LacI family DNA-binding transcriptional regulator, which gives rise to MANIKQIAKTAGVSISTVSRVLNNHPYVKEEKRKRVLDAVEELNYAKNINAVHLIKGKTYTIGVMLPFINLPYFSTIIEGIGNEALLAGYHINLCQTNYDSIEEIRVLEMMKMKQFDGMIICSRTSSWEQIEPFAKFAPIISCEKMKHPLISSIYVDHYEGFRLGTAYLLSRGHEKIGICLARKTSVNSMEREKAFADTLRNEGKTLHPEWIFHQCYTMQDGAQVLHRIVNMKNRPTAIFTANDQVAAGLLTEARKHGIRVPEDLAILGFDNHEISKALEISTIEHPGLAMGSHAFSLFHKQIQSEQIVSSAKELSFHLIERETV
- a CDS encoding TetR/AcrR family transcriptional regulator, with the translated sequence MKMTANRIKAVALSHFARYGYEGTSLANIAQEVGIKKPSIYAHFKGKEELYFICLESALQKDLQSFTDDIEKFSNSSTEELLLQLLKGYAKRFGESEESMFWLRTSYFPPDAFREQIIEKANAHIENVGKLLFPIFKQANEQSELHNIEVKDALEAFLCLLDGLMVELLFAGLNRFETRLNASWQVFWRGLSN
- a CDS encoding DMT family transporter, yielding MAWIYVILAGIIEIFWVIGLKHAEAPLQWAGVALLITISFVLLFRAYKDLPVGTVYAVFTGIGAGGIVLTEIFVFGEPFSIVKVLLIGLIFFGVIGLKRVTEEKEAKEAA
- a CDS encoding DMT family transporter yields the protein MAWVFLILAGICEIIGVLFMKVATEKKGWAPKVILIANFGVSFFFLSLAMNTLPMGTAYAIWTGIGTAGSALLGILIFRESADWRRLAFLSCILCGAVGLKLLS
- a CDS encoding DUF3975 family protein, whose protein sequence is MWKEKGKKILAWITLGIVILLQISFHIIESLFHKVLSILTFLPNMTLEIISIVWSIIASIAIVIIWSIAKLWNKLLKKDSTSEKE
- a CDS encoding ABC-2 transporter permease, whose product is MKPLILKDFIIQWKFLVWYILYPVFFYMALTDTENLFIIMSVIITIGATVKTFEADSKNESEVIVNSLPILRKQIVYAKYIVAIIILFISVTVGCFTMGMKSGVNLFEFIETTMVASISFILLYLSFVLPISFWLGYKKTIFITIVIFMAPIVVLEALFQINLEQIQLYNSLLFISSMCMFIASIFVSVKIYEKREF